The following are encoded together in the Phaseolus vulgaris cultivar G19833 chromosome 9, P. vulgaris v2.0, whole genome shotgun sequence genome:
- the LOC137820032 gene encoding cellulose synthase A catalytic subunit 1 [UDP-forming], which yields MEASAGMVAGSHKRNELVRIRHDSSDSGSKPLKSLNGQICQICGDTVGLTATGDVFVACNECAFPVCRPCYEYERKDGNQSCPQCKTRYKRHRGSPRVEGDEDEEDSDDIENEFNYAPGKAKARRQWEEDADLSSSSRRESQQPIPLLTNGQTISGEIPCATPDTQSVRTTSGPLGPSEKVHSLPYIDPRQPVPVRIVDPSKDLNSYGLGNVDWKERVEGWKLKQEKNMVQMTGRYAEGKGGDVEGTGSNGEELQMVDDARQPMSRVVPISSSQLTPYRVVIVLRLIILGFFLQYRVTHPVKDAYPLWLTSVICEIWFALSWILDQFPKWSPINRETYLERLALRYDREGEPSQLDPVDVFVSTVDPLKEPPLVTANTVLSILSVDYPVDKVSCYVSDDGSAMLTFEALSETAEFAKKWVPFCKKHNIEPRAPEFYFAQKIDYLKDKIQPSFVKERRAMKREYEEFKVRINALVAKAQKTPEEGWTMQDGTPWPGNNPRDHPGMIQVFLGHSGGLDTDGNELPRLVYVSREKRPGFQHHKKAGAMNALIRVSAVLTNGAYLLNVDCDHYFNNSKALKEAMCFMMDPVIGKKTCYVQFPQRFDGIDLHDRYANRNIVFFDINMKGQDGVQGPVYVGTGCCFNRQALYGYDPVLTEEDLEPNIIVKSCWGSRKKGRGGNKKYIDKKRAMNRTESTVPIFNMEDIEEGVEGYDDERSLLMSQKSLEKRFGQSPVFIAATFMEQGGIPPSTNPATLLKEAIHVISCGYEDKTEWGKEIGWIYGSVTEDILTGFKMHARGWISIYCMPPRPAFKGSAPINLSDRLNQVLRWALGSIEIFLSRHCPLWYGYNGRLRPLMRLAYINTIVYPFTSLPLIAYCTLPAFCLLTNKFIIPEISNFASMWFILLFVSIFTTSILELRWSGVSIEDWWRNEQFWVIGGTSAHLFAVFQGLLKVLAGIDTNFTVTSKATDEDGDFAELYVFKWTSLLIPPTTVLIVNLVGIVAGVSYAINSGYQSWGPLFGKLFFAIWVIAHLYPFLKGLLGRQNRTPTIVIVWSVLLASIFSLLWVRIDPFTSDSNRLTNGQCGINC from the exons TCTAAACCCCTGAAGAGCTTGAATGGGCAAATCTGTCAAATATGCGGTGATACTGTTGGATTGACTGCGACTGGTGATGTGTTTGTTGCTTGCAACGAGTGCGCCTTTCCTGTGTGTCGTCCTTGTTATGAATACGAGCGAAAGGATGGGAACCAGTCTTGTCCACAGTGCAAGACTAGATACAAGAGGCACAGAG GTAGTCCTCGAGTAGAGGgagatgaagatgaagaggacTCTGATGACATAGAGAATGAGTTCAATTATGCCCCGGGAAAAGCCAAGGCCAGGCGGCAGTGGGAGGAAGATGCTGACCTTTCATCGTCTTCTAGACGTGAGTCTCAACAGCCAATTCCCCTCCTCACCAATGGTCAAACG ATTTCCGGTGAGATTCCATGTGCCACACCCGATACTCAATCTGTGCGAACTACTTCAGGTCCTTTGGGCCCATCTGAAAAGGTTCACTCACTCCCCTATATTGATCCAAGGCAACCAG TTCCTGTAAGAATTGTGGACCCGTCAAAGGACTTAAATTCTTATGGTCTGGGAAATGTTGACTGGAAAGAAAGGGTTGAAGGTTGGAAGCTCAAGCAGGAGAAAAATATGGTTCAAATGACTGGTAGATATGCGGAAGGGAAAGGAGGAGATGTTGAAGGGACTGGTTCTAATGGAGAAGAACTCCAAAT GGTTGACGATGCTCGACAACCCATGAGTCGTGTGGTGCCAATTTCTTCATCTCAGCTGACACCTTATCGTGTTGTTATAGTACTCCGGTTGATTATTCTTGGCTTCTTCTTACAATATCGTGTAACACACCCTGTGAAAGATGCATACCCACTGTGGTTGACATCAGTTATTTGTGAGATTTGGTTTGCCTTATCCTGGATACTGGATCAGTTTCCAAAATGGTCTCCAATTAATCGTGAGACTTATCTTGAACGGCTTGCTTTAAG ATATGATCGTGAAGGAGAACCATCACAGCTAGATCCTGTTGATGTGTTTGTGAGTACAGTGGACCCCCTCAAAGAGCCACCTCTGGTAACTGCAAACACAGTGTTGTCTATACTTTCTGTTGATTACCCTGTGGACAAAGTTTCCTGCTACGTATCAGATGATGGTTCAGCTATGTTGACATTTGAAGCACTGTCAGAAACAGCTGAGTTTGCAAAGAAATGGGTGCCCTTCTGCAAAAAGCACAATATTGAACCAAGAGCCCCAGAGTTTTATTTTGCCCAGAAGATTGATTACTTGAAGGACAAGATTCAACCCTCATTTGTAAAGGAGCGACGAGCAATGAAG AGAGAATATGAAGAATTCAAAGTACGGATCAATGCCCTTGTAGCCAAAGCTCAGAAGACGCCAGAGGAAGGTTGGACAATGCAGGATGGAACTCCTTGGCCTGGAAATAATCCCAGGGATCATCCTGGAATGATTCAG GTGTTTTTAGGTCATAGTGGAGGGCTGGATACAGATGGAAATGAGCTTCCTAGACTTGTTTATGTTTCTCGTGAGAAGCGACCAGGCTTCCAACATCACAAGAAGGCTGGAGCTATGAATGCATTG ATTCGCGTTTCTGCTGTCTTGACCAATGGTGCATATCTTCTGAATGTGGATTGTGATCATTATTTCAATAATAGCAAAGCTCTTAAAGAAGCCATGTGTTTCATGATGGATCCTGTTATTGGAAAGAAGACATGCTATGTGCAATTTCCTCAGAGGTTTGATGGCATTGATTTGCATGATCGATATGCCAATCGCAATATTGTGTTCTTTGAT ATCAACATGAAAGGTCAGGATGGTGTTCAGGGTCCAGTCTATGTGGGAACTGGTTGTTGTTTCAACAGGCAGGCTTTGTATGGTTATGATCCTGTTCTGACCGAGGAAGATTTGGAACCTAACATTATTGTAAAGAGTTGTTGGGGTTCTAGAAAGAAGGGAAGGGGTGGGAATAAGAAGTACATTGACAAGAAGAGGGCGATGAACAGAACTGAATCTACAGTTCCCATATTTAATATGGAAGACATAGAGGAGGGTGTTGAAG GTTATGACGATGAAAGGTCACTGCTTATGTCTCAAAAGAGCTTGGAGAAGCGTTTTGGTCAATCTCCGGTTTTTATTGCTGCCACTTTCATGGAGCAGGGTGGCATTCCACCTTCAACAAACCCTGCAACTCTTCTTAAGGAAGCAATCCACGTTATCAGCTGTGGTTATGAAGACAAGACTGAATGGGGCAAAGAG ATTGGATGGATCTATGGTTCGGTGACAGAAGATATCTTGACTGGGTTTAAGATGCATGCTCGTGGTTGGATTTCCATCTATTGCATGCCACCTCGCCCAGCATTTAAGGGTTCTGCTCCTATCAATCTTTCAGATCGTCTCAATCAGGTGCTTCGGTGGGCATTGGGTTCAATTGAGATTTTCCTAAGCAGGCATTGTCCCTTGTGGTATGGCTACAATGGAAGGTTGAGGCCTCTGATGAGACTCGCTTATATTAACACCATTGTCTACCCCTTTACCTCACTCCCATTGATTGCTTACTGTACGCTTCCTGCGTTTTGTCTCCtcacaaataaatttattattccTGAG ATAAGCAACTTTGCCAGCATGTGGTTCATTCTTCTCTTCGTTTCCATTTTTACTACTTCAATTCTTGAGCTTAGGTGGAGTGGGGTCAGCATAGAAGACTGGTGGAGAAATGAACAATTCTGGGTTATCGGTGGGACATCTGCACATCTCTTTGCTGTGTTTCAGGGGCTTCTAAAAGTGCTTGCTGGGATAGATACAAATTTTACTGTTACATCAAAAGCAACGGATGAGGATGGGGACTTTGCCGAGCTTTATGTGTTTAAATGGACATCACTTCTCATCCCTCCTACAACGGTGCTTATTGTGAATTTGGTAGGGATTGTGGCTGGTGTGTCCTATGCCATAAACAGTGGTTACCAGTCTTGGGGTCCACTATTTGGCAAGCTGTTCTTTGCTATATGGGTCATTGCCCATCTTTACCCATTCTTGAAGGGTCTCTTGGGCAGGCAAAATCGTACCCCAACCATTGTTATTGTCTGGTCGGTTCTTCTTGCTTCAATATTCTCCTTGCTGTGGGTGAGGATTGATCCCTTCACCTCTGACTCCAACAGATTAACCAATGGTCAATGTGGCATCAACTGTTAG